A region of Streptomyces sp. TG1A-60 DNA encodes the following proteins:
- a CDS encoding ABC transporter permease, with amino-acid sequence MSTATTTESRELAPVSAESLAALLVTKERPPRPSALSASLTFGWRAMLKIKHVPEQLFDVTAFPIMMVLMYTYLFGGALAGSPEEYIQFLLPGILVMSVVMITMYTGISVNTDIEKGVFDRFRSLPIWRPSVMVGYLLGDALRYAIASVVMLTVGMILGYRPDGGVPGVAAGVALLIVFSFAFSWIWTMFGLMLRTEKSVMGVSMMVIFPLTFLSNVFVDPGTMPGWLQAFVNNSPVTHLASAVRELMAGEWPTAEIAWTLGWSALFVLVFGPITMRLYNRK; translated from the coding sequence ATGAGCACCGCGACCACCACCGAGAGCAGGGAACTCGCCCCCGTCAGCGCCGAGTCGCTCGCCGCGCTGCTCGTCACCAAGGAGCGACCGCCGAGGCCCAGCGCCCTGTCGGCGTCGCTGACCTTCGGCTGGCGGGCCATGCTCAAGATCAAGCATGTGCCGGAACAGCTCTTCGACGTCACCGCCTTCCCGATCATGATGGTGCTGATGTACACGTACCTCTTCGGCGGTGCCCTGGCCGGCTCCCCGGAGGAGTACATCCAGTTCCTGCTGCCGGGCATCCTGGTGATGTCGGTCGTGATGATCACGATGTACACGGGCATCTCGGTCAACACGGATATCGAGAAGGGCGTCTTCGACCGGTTCCGCTCCCTGCCGATCTGGCGGCCATCGGTGATGGTCGGCTATCTGCTGGGCGATGCCCTGCGCTACGCCATCGCGTCCGTGGTGATGCTCACCGTCGGCATGATCCTCGGCTACCGCCCGGACGGCGGGGTGCCGGGCGTGGCCGCCGGAGTCGCGCTGCTCATCGTCTTCTCGTTCGCGTTCTCGTGGATCTGGACGATGTTCGGCCTCATGCTGCGCACCGAGAAGTCCGTGATGGGCGTCAGCATGATGGTGATCTTCCCGCTGACCTTCCTGTCCAACGTCTTCGTCGACCCGGGCACCATGCCGGGCTGGCTCCAGGCGTTCGTCAACAACAGCCCTGTCACCCACCTCGCCTCGGCGGTCCGCGAGCTGATGGCGGGCGAGTGGCCCACCGCGGAGATCGCCTGGACGCTGGGCTGGTCCGCCCTGTTCGTGCTGGTCTTCGGACCGATCACGATGCGCCTGTACAACCGCAAGTAA
- a CDS encoding potassium channel family protein — protein sequence MKLPGHDVIARHADERLVTHQVRLPRREVERPIRQVGRRLAMALFVLIATAFIVYADRDGYTDSSDGTVDLLDAFYYATVTLSTTGYGDVAPVSDAARLTNIFVITPLRVLFLIILVGTTLEVLTERTREEWRLNRWRATLREHTVVVGWGTKGRSAIQTVCASGLKKEQVVVVDPSSKVIEAATAEGYTGVVGDATRSDVLLRAETQKARQIIISTARDDTAVLVALTARQLNRGAKIVAAVREEENAPLLKQSGADVVITSASAAGRLLGLSVLSPTAGMVMEDLIQQGSGLDIIERPVIKAEVGRSARETADLVVSVLRGHRVLGYDDPAVGELQLTDRLITIVRATPSTKVTPHTKHLP from the coding sequence GTGAAACTGCCGGGCCATGACGTGATCGCCCGCCACGCGGACGAGCGTCTCGTGACCCACCAGGTGAGGCTGCCGAGAAGAGAGGTCGAGCGCCCGATCCGGCAGGTCGGCAGGCGGCTGGCGATGGCGCTGTTCGTGCTGATCGCGACCGCGTTCATCGTCTATGCCGACCGTGACGGCTACACCGACAGTTCCGACGGCACCGTAGACCTGCTCGACGCGTTCTACTACGCCACCGTCACCCTCTCCACCACCGGGTACGGAGACGTCGCTCCGGTCAGCGACGCGGCCCGGCTCACCAACATCTTCGTGATCACGCCACTGCGCGTGCTGTTCCTGATCATCCTGGTCGGGACCACACTGGAGGTCCTCACGGAGCGTACGCGCGAGGAATGGCGACTGAACCGCTGGAGGGCGACCTTGAGGGAGCACACCGTTGTCGTCGGCTGGGGCACCAAGGGACGGTCGGCGATCCAGACCGTCTGTGCGTCGGGGCTGAAGAAGGAGCAGGTCGTCGTCGTGGACCCCAGCTCCAAGGTCATCGAGGCGGCGACGGCCGAGGGGTATACGGGAGTCGTCGGGGACGCGACCCGCAGCGATGTGCTGTTGCGGGCCGAGACGCAGAAGGCGCGGCAGATCATCATCTCGACCGCGCGGGACGACACCGCCGTACTGGTCGCGCTGACCGCCCGTCAGCTCAACCGAGGGGCGAAGATCGTGGCCGCCGTCCGGGAGGAGGAGAACGCTCCGCTGCTGAAGCAGTCCGGAGCCGATGTCGTCATCACCAGCGCCAGCGCGGCCGGGCGGCTCCTCGGACTCTCCGTGCTCAGCCCCACCGCCGGCATGGTCATGGAGGACCTCATCCAGCAGGGCAGCGGGCTCGACATCATCGAGCGGCCGGTCATAAAGGCCGAGGTGGGGCGCAGCGCCCGGGAGACGGCGGACCTGGTGGTCAGCGTCCTGCGCGGCCATCGTGTGCTCGGCTACGACGACCCGGCCGTCGGGGAACTCCAGTTGACGGACCGCCTCATCACCATCGTGCGCGCGACCCCGAGCACCAAGGTCACCCCCCACACGAAGCACCTGCCGTAG
- a CDS encoding molybdopterin molybdotransferase MoeA: MTAQDAEELDVEEALAVANDRGARGPGEPRSSRKTPTAGRAGAHRAEDDSHHRATAWPEARAVAERAARSAGGRAPVSVTVDDALGLVLAAPLTALTDLPSFDTSAMDGWAVAGPGPWDVREDGVLAGHAEPGRLTDGEAVRIATGARIPPDTTAVLRSEHGRTDGKGRLYASRDLAHGQDIRPRGQECRDGDQLLPPGTQLTPAALGLAAAAGYDTLTVLPRPRVELLVLGDELLTEGLPRGGLIRDALGPMLPSWLRALGAEVTAVRRLGDDADALYRAVKDSSADLIVTTGGTAAGPVDHVHPTLRRFGAELLVNGVEVRPGHPMLLARVQQGRHLVGLPGNPLAAVSGLFTLGEPLLRTLAGRAAPEPYAMPLREAVHGHPYDTRLIPVALRGDDAVPLHYSGPAMLRGIATADALAVVPPGGARPGQELELLDLPWATAGIQVFT; this comes from the coding sequence ATGACCGCCCAGGACGCCGAGGAACTCGACGTGGAGGAGGCGCTGGCCGTGGCCAACGACAGGGGCGCCCGGGGGCCCGGCGAGCCCCGCTCCTCCCGGAAAACGCCCACGGCCGGTCGGGCCGGCGCCCACCGGGCCGAGGACGACTCCCACCACCGGGCCACCGCCTGGCCCGAGGCCCGCGCCGTCGCCGAACGCGCCGCCCGCTCCGCCGGGGGCCGTGCCCCCGTGTCCGTCACCGTCGACGACGCCCTCGGCCTCGTCCTCGCCGCCCCCCTCACCGCCCTCACCGATCTCCCCTCCTTCGACACCTCCGCGATGGACGGCTGGGCGGTCGCGGGCCCCGGCCCTTGGGACGTACGGGAGGACGGTGTGCTGGCAGGGCACGCCGAACCCGGGCGGCTCACGGACGGGGAGGCGGTGCGTATCGCCACCGGCGCGCGCATCCCGCCCGACACGACCGCCGTCCTGCGCAGCGAGCACGGCCGCACCGACGGCAAGGGAAGGCTGTACGCGAGTCGTGACCTGGCTCACGGGCAGGACATCCGCCCACGCGGCCAGGAGTGCCGCGACGGCGACCAACTGCTGCCACCCGGCACACAGCTCACCCCGGCCGCGCTCGGGCTCGCGGCGGCGGCCGGGTACGACACGCTGACGGTGCTCCCCCGTCCACGCGTCGAACTGCTCGTCCTGGGCGACGAACTGCTCACCGAAGGGCTGCCCCGTGGGGGCCTGATCCGGGACGCCCTCGGTCCGATGCTGCCGTCCTGGCTCCGGGCGCTCGGCGCCGAGGTCACCGCCGTACGCCGCCTCGGCGACGACGCGGACGCCCTTTACCGGGCGGTGAAGGACTCCTCCGCCGACCTCATCGTCACCACGGGCGGCACGGCCGCCGGGCCCGTCGACCATGTCCATCCCACCCTCCGCCGCTTCGGCGCGGAACTCCTGGTCAACGGCGTGGAGGTGCGCCCGGGGCACCCCATGCTGCTGGCCCGCGTCCAGCAGGGCCGGCACCTCGTGGGCCTGCCCGGTAACCCGCTGGCCGCTGTTTCCGGGCTGTTCACGCTCGGCGAGCCCCTGCTGCGGACCCTTGCCGGACGCGCCGCCCCGGAGCCGTACGCGATGCCCCTGCGGGAGGCGGTGCACGGGCACCCGTATGACACCCGGCTCATTCCTGTCGCTCTGCGCGGCGACGACGCCGTACCGCTGCACTACAGCGGTCCGGCTATGCTCCGCGGCATCGCCACCGCCGACGCCCTTGCCGTCGTGCCGCCCGGCGGCGCCCGCCCCGGGCAGGAGCTGGAACTGCTCGACCTGCCCTGGGCGACAGCGGGGATCCAGGTGTTCACGTGA
- a CDS encoding NTP transferase domain-containing protein, whose protein sequence is MTAYEPPGGPGTEAFDAVVLAGGAARRLGGADKPAVRVGGRALLDRVLAACAGAGTTVVVAGPRPTARPVRWAREEPLGGGPLAALDAGLRHTGAPQLVVLSADLPFLDEETVRRLLDALRSSAGPVDGVLVTDPDGRDQPLVAAYRADALRRELARLAARHDGLTGLPLRRLTAALHLTRITDPVASFDCDTWDDIAAARARIREHGHVLDEWISAVKDELGIDLDVDITELLDLARDAAHNVARPAAPLTTFLVGYAAAKAGGGPEAVTEAARKAAALALSWADEDAPDVKPDGGSGPHTAPGPETSPDTAPGPETSPDTAPDAG, encoded by the coding sequence ATGACCGCGTACGAGCCCCCGGGCGGCCCCGGTACCGAGGCGTTCGACGCCGTCGTGCTCGCCGGAGGCGCCGCCCGGCGGCTCGGCGGCGCCGACAAGCCCGCCGTACGCGTGGGCGGACGGGCCCTGCTCGACCGGGTGCTGGCCGCCTGCGCCGGGGCCGGGACGACCGTCGTCGTCGCCGGCCCCCGCCCCACCGCGCGGCCCGTGCGGTGGGCCCGCGAGGAACCCCTCGGCGGCGGCCCCCTCGCCGCGCTGGACGCCGGACTCCGGCACACCGGCGCGCCGCAGCTCGTCGTCCTCTCCGCCGACCTGCCGTTCCTCGACGAGGAGACGGTACGAAGGCTGCTCGACGCCCTCCGGAGCAGCGCGGGCCCCGTCGACGGAGTCCTGGTCACTGACCCCGACGGCCGTGATCAGCCCCTCGTGGCCGCCTACCGGGCCGACGCCCTGCGCCGCGAGCTCGCGCGGCTCGCCGCCCGCCACGACGGCCTGACCGGACTTCCCCTGCGGCGGCTGACCGCCGCGCTGCACCTCACCCGTATCACCGACCCGGTCGCGTCCTTCGACTGCGACACCTGGGACGACATCGCCGCCGCCCGCGCACGGATCAGGGAGCATGGCCACGTGTTGGATGAATGGATTTCCGCAGTCAAGGACGAGTTGGGGATCGACCTCGACGTCGACATCACCGAGTTGCTCGACCTCGCCCGTGATGCCGCCCACAACGTGGCCCGGCCCGCCGCCCCGCTGACCACGTTCCTCGTCGGCTACGCCGCCGCCAAGGCCGGGGGAGGACCCGAGGCGGTGACCGAGGCCGCCCGCAAGGCCGCCGCCCTGGCCCTCAGCTGGGCCGACGAAGACGCCCCCGACGTCAAGCCGGACGGCGGGTCCGGCCCGCACACCGCCCCGGGCCCTGAGACCAGCCCGGACACCGCCCCGGGCCCCGAGACCAGCCCGGACACCGCCCCGGACGCCGGATGA
- a CDS encoding dihydrolipoamide acetyltransferase family protein gives MAQVLEFKLPDLGEGLTEAEIVRWLVQVGDVVAVDQPVVEVETAKAMVEVPCPYGGVVTARFGEEGTELPVGAPLLTVAVGASASGDTAEEGSGNVLVGYGTGAPAARRRRVRPEAPVRAAEPAGATAGTARPAAARTAPALAAPERPDGPVPVISPLVRRLARDNGLDLRTLHGSGPEGLILRADVERALREAPQGTAPAVGVPAPHASSVTAPQAALPAPVASPPADGLGTRIPLRGVRGAVADKLSRSRREIPDATCWVDADATELMEARRAMNASGGPKISLLALLARICTAALARFPELNSTVDTDAREVVRLDRVDLGFAAQTDRGLVVPVVRDAHSRNAESLSAEFARLTEAARTGRLTPGQLTGGTFTLNNYGVFGVDGSTPIINHPEAAMLGVGRIVPKPWVHEGGLAVRQVVQLSLTFDHRVCDGGTAGGFLRYVADCVEQPAVLLRTL, from the coding sequence ATGGCCCAGGTGCTGGAGTTCAAGCTGCCCGACCTCGGTGAGGGGCTCACCGAGGCCGAGATCGTGCGCTGGCTGGTGCAGGTCGGCGACGTCGTCGCCGTCGACCAGCCCGTCGTCGAGGTCGAGACCGCCAAGGCCATGGTCGAGGTCCCCTGCCCCTATGGCGGCGTCGTCACCGCCCGCTTCGGTGAGGAGGGCACGGAACTGCCCGTGGGAGCACCGCTGTTGACGGTGGCGGTCGGGGCTTCTGCCTCCGGCGACACCGCCGAGGAGGGCTCCGGCAACGTCCTGGTGGGATACGGCACCGGTGCGCCTGCGGCACGGCGCAGGCGGGTGCGGCCGGAGGCGCCCGTCCGGGCGGCGGAACCCGCCGGAGCCACGGCGGGCACGGCGCGGCCCGCCGCTGCCCGGACAGCACCCGCTCTTGCCGCCCCCGAGCGGCCGGACGGCCCCGTGCCGGTCATCTCCCCGCTCGTCCGCCGCCTCGCCCGCGACAACGGCCTGGATCTGCGGACGCTGCACGGCTCGGGCCCCGAGGGCCTGATCCTCCGGGCGGACGTCGAGCGCGCGCTGCGGGAGGCTCCGCAGGGGACGGCCCCGGCCGTCGGCGTCCCGGCGCCGCACGCCTCCTCGGTCACGGCGCCCCAGGCGGCTCTGCCCGCCCCCGTCGCCTCCCCGCCGGCCGATGGCCTCGGCACCCGCATCCCCCTGCGCGGGGTCCGTGGCGCCGTCGCCGACAAGCTCTCCCGCAGCCGGCGCGAGATCCCGGACGCGACCTGCTGGGTGGACGCCGACGCCACGGAACTCATGGAAGCCCGCAGGGCGATGAATGCGTCCGGCGGCCCGAAGATCTCCCTCCTCGCACTGCTCGCCCGGATCTGCACCGCCGCGCTGGCCCGCTTCCCGGAGCTCAACTCGACGGTCGACACGGACGCCCGCGAGGTCGTACGGCTGGACCGGGTGGACCTCGGGTTCGCCGCGCAGACGGACCGGGGGCTGGTCGTGCCCGTCGTACGGGACGCGCACAGCAGGAACGCGGAGTCGCTGAGCGCCGAGTTCGCCCGGCTGACCGAGGCGGCGCGGACCGGGAGACTGACGCCCGGCCAGCTGACCGGCGGGACCTTCACGCTGAACAACTACGGCGTCTTCGGCGTCGACGGTTCCACACCGATCATCAACCACCCCGAGGCCGCCATGCTCGGCGTCGGCCGCATCGTCCCCAAGCCCTGGGTGCACGAGGGCGGGCTGGCGGTGCGGCAGGTCGTACAGCTCTCGCTCACCTTCGACCACCGGGTGTGCGACGGCGGCACGGCGGGCGGCTTCCTGCGGTACGTGGCGGACTGCGTCGAACAGCCGGCGGTGCTGCTGCGCACGCTGTGA
- a CDS encoding alpha-ketoacid dehydrogenase subunit beta: protein MTTVALKPATMAQALTRALRDAMTADPTVHVMGEDVGTLGGVFRVTDGLAEEFGEDRVTDTPLAEAGILGTAVGMAMYGLRPVVEMQFDAFAYPAFEQLISHVARMRNRTRGAMPLPVTIRVPYGGGIGGVEHHSDSSEAYYMATPGLHVVTPATVADAYGLLRAAIASDDPVVFLEPKRLYWSKDSWNPEEPQAVEPIGRAAVRRTGRSATLITYGPSVPVCLEAAEAATGEGWDLEVVDLRSLVPFDDETVAASVRRTGRAVVVHESGGYGGPGGEIAARVTERCFHHLEAPVLRVAGFDIPYPPPMLERHHLPGVDRILDAVGRLQWEAES from the coding sequence ATGACCACCGTCGCTCTCAAGCCCGCCACCATGGCGCAGGCGCTCACCCGCGCCCTCCGCGACGCCATGACCGCCGACCCGACCGTGCACGTCATGGGCGAGGACGTCGGCACCCTCGGCGGAGTCTTCCGGGTCACCGACGGCCTCGCCGAGGAGTTCGGCGAGGACCGGGTCACCGACACCCCGCTCGCCGAGGCGGGCATCCTCGGCACGGCCGTCGGCATGGCCATGTACGGGCTCCGGCCGGTCGTGGAGATGCAGTTCGACGCGTTCGCCTACCCGGCGTTCGAGCAGCTGATCAGCCATGTCGCCCGCATGCGCAACCGCACGCGCGGGGCGATGCCGCTGCCCGTCACCATCCGCGTTCCCTACGGCGGTGGCATCGGCGGCGTCGAACACCACAGCGACTCCTCCGAGGCGTACTACATGGCGACTCCGGGGCTCCATGTCGTCACACCCGCCACAGTCGCCGACGCCTACGGGCTGCTGCGCGCCGCCATCGCCTCCGACGACCCGGTCGTGTTCCTGGAGCCCAAGCGCCTGTACTGGTCGAAGGACTCCTGGAACCCCGAGGAACCGCAGGCCGTCGAGCCGATCGGCCGCGCGGCCGTGCGCCGCACCGGTCGCAGCGCCACCCTCATCACCTACGGCCCGTCCGTGCCCGTCTGCCTGGAGGCCGCCGAGGCGGCCACGGGCGAGGGCTGGGACCTCGAAGTCGTCGACCTGCGCTCGCTCGTGCCCTTCGACGACGAGACGGTCGCCGCGTCGGTGCGGCGGACCGGACGCGCCGTCGTCGTCCACGAGTCCGGTGGGTACGGCGGTCCGGGCGGCGAGATCGCGGCCCGCGTCACCGAGCGCTGCTTCCACCACCTGGAGGCGCCCGTGCTGCGCGTCGCCGGGTTCGACATCCCCTATCCGCCGCCGATGCTGGAGCGCCACCATCTGCCCGGCGTCGACAGGATCCTCGATGCCGTGGGGCGCCTGCAGTGGGAGGCGGAGAGCTGA
- the pdhA gene encoding pyruvate dehydrogenase (acetyl-transferring) E1 component subunit alpha produces the protein MTVMEQRGAYRPTPPPAWQPRTDPAPLLPDARPYRVLGTEAVADADPALLRRLYAELVRGRRYNTQATALTKQGRLAVYPSSTGQEACEVAAALVLEERDWLFPSYRDTLAAVARGLDPVQALTLLRGDWHTGYDPHEHRVAPLCTPLATQLPHAVGLAHAARLRGDDVVALALVGDGGTSEGDFHEALNFAAVWQAPVVFLVQNNGFAISVPLAKQTAAPSLAHKAVGYGMPGRLVDGNDAAAVHQVLAEAVAHARAGGGPTLVEAVTYRIDAHTNADDATRYRGDAEVDTWRAHDPIALLEHELTERELLDEAGIRAARDAAETMAADLRERMNQDPVLDPMDLFAHVYAEPTPHLRDQEALLRAELAAEEEGAHR, from the coding sequence ATGACGGTCATGGAGCAGCGGGGCGCGTACCGCCCGACACCACCGCCCGCCTGGCAGCCCCGCACGGATCCGGCGCCGCTGCTGCCCGACGCGCGGCCGTACCGCGTGCTCGGCACCGAAGCGGTGGCCGACGCGGACCCCGCGCTGCTGCGCCGGCTCTACGCGGAGCTGGTGCGCGGCCGTCGCTACAACACGCAGGCCACGGCCCTGACCAAGCAGGGCAGGCTCGCCGTCTACCCCTCCAGCACGGGCCAGGAGGCCTGCGAGGTCGCCGCCGCGCTCGTCCTCGAAGAGCGCGACTGGCTCTTCCCGAGCTACCGCGACACGCTCGCCGCCGTCGCCCGCGGCCTCGACCCCGTGCAGGCGCTCACGCTGCTGCGCGGCGACTGGCACACCGGCTACGACCCGCACGAGCACCGGGTCGCGCCCCTGTGCACGCCCCTCGCCACCCAGCTTCCGCACGCCGTGGGCCTCGCGCACGCCGCACGCCTCCGGGGCGACGACGTGGTCGCGCTCGCCCTGGTGGGTGACGGCGGCACCAGCGAGGGCGACTTCCACGAGGCGCTGAACTTCGCCGCAGTCTGGCAGGCCCCGGTCGTCTTCCTTGTCCAGAACAACGGCTTCGCGATCTCCGTCCCGCTCGCCAAGCAGACCGCCGCCCCGTCACTGGCACACAAGGCCGTCGGCTACGGGATGCCGGGCCGCCTGGTCGACGGCAACGACGCGGCGGCCGTGCACCAGGTGCTCGCCGAAGCCGTGGCCCACGCGCGCGCGGGTGGTGGCCCCACGCTGGTCGAGGCGGTGACGTACCGCATCGACGCCCACACCAACGCCGACGACGCGACCCGCTACCGCGGTGACGCCGAGGTCGACACCTGGCGCGCCCACGACCCGATCGCGCTCCTGGAACACGAGCTGACCGAGCGCGAACTCCTCGACGAGGCGGGCATCCGGGCCGCGCGGGACGCCGCCGAGACGATGGCCGCCGATCTGCGCGAGCGCATGAACCAGGACCCGGTGCTCGACCCCATGGACCTCTTCGCCCACGTGTACGCCGAGCCCACCCCGCATCTGCGGGACCAGGAGGCGCTGTTGCGGGCCGAGCTGGCGGCGGAGGAAGAAGGGGCGCACCGATGA